A DNA window from Ctenopharyngodon idella isolate HZGC_01 chromosome 10, HZGC01, whole genome shotgun sequence contains the following coding sequences:
- the rab1bb gene encoding RAB1B, member RAS oncogene family b: MNPEYDYLFKLLLIGDSGVGKSCILLRFADDTYTESFISTIGVDFKIRTIELDGKTIKLQIWDTAGQERFRTITSSYYRGAHGIIVVYDVTDQESYNNVKQWLKEIDRYASENVNKLLVGNKCDLTTKKVVDYTTAKEFADSLGIPFLETSAKNATNVEQAFMTMAEEIKKRMRPGTSGGSEKPDLKIESTPVQQSGGGCC; this comes from the exons ATGAACCCTGAATA TGACTACTTATTCAAGCTTCTTCTGATTGGAGATTCTGGAGTTGGAAAATCCTGCATTCTCTTGCGTTTTGCA GACGACACCTACACAGAGAGTTTCATCAGCACGATTGGAGTGGATTTCAAGATTCGAACTATTGAGCTGGATGGAAAAACTATTAAACTGCAGATA TGGGACACCGCTGGACAGGAGAGATTCCGCACGATTACGTCCAGCTACTACAGAGGAGCTCACGGGATCATTGTTGTGTATGATGTTACGGATCAG GAATCCTACAACAACGTGAAACAGTGGCTGAAGGAAATCGATCGCTATGCGAGTGAAAATGTCAACAAACTACTTGTAGGAAATAAGTGTGACCTCACTACAAAAAAAGTTGTGGACTACACTACAGCTAAG GAGTTCGCAGACTCTCTTGGCATCCCTTTCCTTGAGACGAGTGCCAAAAATGCCACGAACGTGGAGCAGGCCTTCATGACCATGGCAGAGGAAATAAAGAAGCGCATGAGACCTGGGACTTCAGGGGGTTCAGAGAAACCTGATCTTAAAATAGAAAGCACCCCGGTGCAACAGTCAGGCGGCGGATGCTGTTAG